A portion of the Streptomyces sp. NBC_01335 genome contains these proteins:
- the def gene encoding peptide deformylase produces MRNRPIPGSSGIIRTVSTLGDPVLHHGCEDVTDFGPSLARLVEDMFATMYAARGVGLAANQIGVPLRVFVYDCPDDEDVRHLGHVVNPRLVEADGITVRGPEGCLSLPGIEAGTPRFDRAVVRGRNVTGDEVEITGTGWFARCLQHECDHLDGTVYTDRLTGLRRARALRKARRAPWAAQG; encoded by the coding sequence ATGCGAAACCGCCCGATCCCCGGCAGTTCCGGAATCATTCGTACCGTGAGCACCCTCGGGGACCCCGTCCTCCACCACGGCTGCGAGGACGTCACCGATTTCGGTCCCTCCCTCGCCCGGCTGGTGGAGGACATGTTCGCCACCATGTACGCGGCCCGCGGGGTCGGCCTTGCGGCCAACCAGATCGGTGTGCCGCTGAGGGTGTTCGTATACGACTGCCCGGACGACGAGGACGTCCGCCACCTCGGCCACGTGGTCAACCCCCGGCTGGTGGAGGCGGACGGCATCACCGTACGCGGCCCGGAGGGGTGTCTGTCGCTGCCGGGCATCGAGGCCGGCACCCCGCGCTTCGACCGGGCGGTGGTACGCGGGCGCAACGTCACCGGCGACGAGGTGGAGATCACCGGTACGGGTTGGTTCGCGCGCTGCCTCCAGCACGAGTGCGACCACCTGGACGGCACGGTCTACACCGACCGGCTGACCGGACTGCGCCGGGCGCGGGCGCTGCGCAAGGCCCGCCGGGCTCCCTGGGCCGCCCAGGGCTGA
- a CDS encoding DUF6011 domain-containing protein codes for MESPELFPGTSPAPAGRAPAPDGGPERPLVRCRLCGRPLTGTGSRRSGLGPTCDAKLHPAPPDTRARRREADQEPLPGL; via the coding sequence ATGGAGTCACCCGAGCTTTTCCCCGGCACTTCGCCGGCCCCGGCCGGCCGGGCCCCGGCTCCGGACGGCGGCCCGGAACGCCCGCTCGTGCGCTGCCGACTCTGCGGACGCCCTCTCACCGGCACGGGCTCCCGCCGGAGCGGTCTCGGCCCCACCTGCGACGCGAAGCTCCACCCCGCCCCGCCGGACACCCGCGCCCGCCGCCGGGAGGCCGACCAGGAGCCTCTGCCGGGGCTGTGA
- a CDS encoding glutathione peroxidase, which translates to MTLHDIPLHTLTGEPTTLGAWSGKAVLLVNVASKCGLTPQYEGLERLQNTYGERGFTVLGVPCNQFAGQEPGTAEEIQTFCSTNYGVSFPLLAKTDVNGDGRHPLYAELTKLADADGEAGDVQWNFEKFLISPAGEPVARIRPRTEPEAPEVVAAIEAQLPA; encoded by the coding sequence ATGACGCTGCACGACATCCCCCTGCACACCCTGACCGGCGAGCCGACGACGCTGGGCGCCTGGAGCGGCAAGGCGGTGCTGCTGGTGAACGTCGCGTCCAAGTGCGGCCTCACCCCCCAGTACGAAGGCCTGGAGCGCCTGCAGAACACCTACGGCGAGCGGGGGTTCACCGTCCTGGGTGTGCCGTGCAACCAGTTCGCCGGGCAGGAGCCGGGCACCGCCGAGGAGATCCAGACCTTCTGCTCGACGAATTACGGGGTCAGCTTCCCGCTGCTGGCGAAGACCGACGTCAACGGTGACGGCCGGCACCCGCTCTACGCGGAGCTGACAAAGCTGGCGGACGCCGACGGCGAGGCCGGGGACGTCCAGTGGAACTTCGAGAAGTTCCTGATCTCCCCCGCCGGTGAGCCGGTCGCCCGCATCCGCCCGCGCACCGAGCCGGAGGCGCCCGAGGTCGTGGCCGCGATCGAGGCGCAGCTGCCCGCCTGA
- a CDS encoding GNAT family N-acetyltransferase encodes MTEIVPVSGPELVTYADELAALLVDTVHSGASVGFLVPLDRGDAADWWRERARAVEEGRLRVWIARDGERVAGTVSLVPAPLPNARHRAEVAKLMVRPSGRGRGLGRALLTAVDEWAASAGLSLLVLDTETGSVAERLYRATGWTECGSVPGYAQDAAGALKATTYYYKVPGKAEADAGPDGAGVTMGPDAS; translated from the coding sequence ATGACCGAGATCGTCCCCGTGTCCGGCCCCGAACTCGTCACGTACGCGGACGAACTGGCCGCCCTCCTGGTGGACACCGTGCACAGCGGCGCGTCGGTCGGCTTTCTCGTCCCGCTCGACCGGGGCGACGCGGCCGACTGGTGGCGGGAGCGCGCGCGGGCCGTGGAGGAGGGCCGCCTGCGGGTGTGGATCGCCCGGGACGGCGAGCGGGTGGCGGGCACCGTCAGCCTCGTACCCGCCCCGCTGCCGAACGCCCGCCATCGCGCCGAGGTCGCGAAGCTGATGGTCCGCCCGTCCGGCCGGGGGCGCGGGCTCGGCCGGGCGCTGCTGACGGCCGTGGACGAGTGGGCGGCCTCGGCGGGCCTGTCGCTGCTGGTGCTGGACACCGAGACCGGGAGCGTGGCCGAGCGGCTCTACCGGGCGACGGGCTGGACGGAGTGCGGCTCGGTGCCGGGCTACGCGCAGGACGCGGCCGGGGCCCTCAAGGCCACGACCTACTACTACAAGGTCCCCGGGAAGGCCGAGGCGGACGCCGGCCCGGACGGCGCCGGGGTCACAATGGGCCCCGACGCCTCCTGA
- a CDS encoding esterase-like activity of phytase family protein has translation MRSSLIRRTCAASLMLAAAVAPAVAAQSDTTPAQPSAARPAAAPPAGAHARLLGEKIVPRGLSFENTTVGGLSGIDRNPCTGEYVLISDDRSVQQPARFYTAAIEVDGAGVHSVDFTSTHPFLQPDGSVYPPASVNDGKAVDPEEIRVDPRTCRYWWAQEGDRPTSATAPVIQPSIQFASPAGAYLGQLRLPPNYVITLEDRGLRRNKAVEAITFGSGDRVLTSAVEGPLLQDGPEPDLENGALVRVTQQSRGGDVLAQYAYPIEKIFAASDPTSPWPPDTGVPSILAFPDDPSRYLVLERSWVAGSDYKIRLYDATTRGATDVQRVDSLTGRRVVPMRKKLVADFDDLNLSTVDNTEGMTWGPVLRGGERTLLLVSDDNFASDAVTQIVALGIR, from the coding sequence ATGAGATCCTCCTTGATCCGTCGCACCTGCGCCGCGTCCCTGATGCTCGCGGCGGCCGTGGCCCCCGCCGTGGCGGCACAGTCCGACACCACCCCCGCGCAGCCGTCCGCCGCACGGCCCGCCGCCGCACCGCCCGCCGGGGCGCACGCCCGGCTGCTGGGCGAGAAGATCGTCCCGCGCGGGCTCTCCTTCGAGAACACGACGGTGGGCGGGCTGTCCGGCATCGACCGCAACCCCTGCACCGGCGAGTACGTCCTGATCAGTGACGACCGCTCCGTCCAGCAGCCCGCCCGCTTCTACACCGCCGCCATCGAGGTGGACGGAGCCGGGGTCCACTCCGTCGACTTCACCTCCACCCACCCGTTTCTCCAGCCGGACGGCTCGGTCTATCCGCCGGCGAGCGTCAACGACGGCAAGGCCGTCGACCCGGAGGAGATCCGGGTCGACCCGCGCACCTGCCGCTACTGGTGGGCGCAGGAGGGCGACCGCCCGACGTCCGCCACCGCACCGGTGATCCAGCCGTCGATCCAGTTCGCCTCCCCCGCGGGCGCGTACCTGGGTCAGCTGCGGCTGCCGCCCAACTACGTGATCACCCTGGAGGACCGGGGACTGCGGCGGAACAAGGCGGTGGAGGCGATCACCTTCGGGTCCGGGGACCGCGTCCTCACCAGCGCCGTCGAGGGCCCGCTCCTCCAGGACGGCCCGGAGCCCGACCTGGAGAACGGCGCGCTGGTCCGCGTCACCCAGCAGAGCCGGGGCGGGGACGTGCTCGCGCAGTACGCGTACCCGATCGAGAAGATCTTCGCCGCCTCCGACCCGACCAGCCCGTGGCCCCCGGACACCGGCGTCCCGTCGATCCTCGCCTTCCCCGACGACCCGAGCCGCTACCTGGTGCTCGAACGCTCCTGGGTGGCCGGATCGGACTACAAGATCCGCCTGTACGACGCCACCACCCGGGGCGCGACCGACGTACAGCGCGTCGACTCCCTGACCGGGCGGCGGGTCGTACCGATGCGCAAGAAGCTGGTCGCGGACTTCGACGACCTCAACCTCTCCACGGTCGACAACACCGAGGGGATGACCTGGGGCCCGGTCCTGCGGGGCGGTGAGCGCACCCTGCTGCTGGTCAGTGACGACAACTTCGCGAGCGACGCGGTGACGCAGATCGTGGCGCTCGGTATCCGCTGA
- a CDS encoding TetR family transcriptional regulator, protein METARQADRQRTAAEQRRRELLEAADRVVLRDGPRASMNAIAAEAGITKPILYRHFGDKGGLYRALAQRHTDALLSNLRAALDAPAERRRRVENTLDTYLAAIETRPQVYRFLMHPSDDTPAPEQGFDTGRHSVPLLRRLGEELGQVIAERVDLGTDGEETARIWGHGIVGMMHAAGDWWLGDRPVPRERLVRNLADLLWGRLAEVGDRPGAPGF, encoded by the coding sequence ATGGAGACCGCACGACAGGCCGACCGGCAGCGGACGGCGGCCGAGCAGCGGCGCAGGGAACTGCTGGAGGCAGCCGACCGGGTCGTACTCAGGGACGGCCCCAGGGCCTCCATGAACGCCATCGCCGCCGAGGCGGGCATCACCAAGCCGATCCTCTACCGCCACTTCGGCGACAAGGGCGGCCTCTACCGCGCCCTCGCACAGCGCCACACCGACGCCCTGCTCAGCAACCTGCGCGCGGCGCTCGACGCCCCGGCCGAACGCCGCCGGCGGGTCGAGAACACCCTCGACACCTACCTCGCGGCCATCGAGACCCGCCCGCAGGTCTACCGCTTCCTCATGCACCCGTCGGACGACACCCCTGCCCCCGAGCAGGGGTTCGACACGGGCCGCCACTCCGTACCCCTGCTGCGGCGCCTGGGCGAGGAGCTCGGCCAGGTGATCGCGGAGCGCGTGGACCTCGGCACGGACGGCGAGGAGACGGCCCGGATCTGGGGACACGGCATCGTCGGGATGATGCACGCGGCGGGCGACTGGTGGCTCGGCGACCGGCCCGTCCCGCGCGAACGGCTGGTACGCAACCTCGCCGACCTGCTCTGGGGCCGGCTCGCCGAGGTCGGCGACCGGCCGGGCGCACCCGGCTTCTGA
- a CDS encoding DUF7144 family membrane protein codes for MARTTRKTTAFQSGWTAFAGVLMIFGGAMAIFEGIAAIAKDDVFVTTRNYIFQWDLTGWGWVHLILGIVIVLAGCALFTGALWARLVGVVLAGLGALANFLWLPYYPFWSIILIAINIFVIWALCARTERTT; via the coding sequence ATGGCCAGAACCACCCGGAAGACCACCGCGTTCCAGTCCGGATGGACCGCGTTCGCGGGCGTTCTGATGATCTTCGGCGGAGCGATGGCGATCTTCGAAGGCATCGCCGCCATCGCCAAGGACGACGTGTTCGTCACCACCCGCAACTACATCTTCCAGTGGGACCTCACGGGCTGGGGCTGGGTCCATCTCATCCTGGGCATCGTCATCGTCCTGGCCGGATGCGCCCTGTTCACCGGCGCGCTGTGGGCCCGGCTCGTCGGTGTGGTGCTGGCAGGTCTGGGTGCGCTCGCCAACTTCCTCTGGCTGCCGTACTACCCGTTCTGGTCGATCATCCTCATCGCCATCAACATCTTCGTCATCTGGGCTCTGTGCGCGCGTACCGAGCGAACCACCTGA
- a CDS encoding acyl-CoA thioesterase, which produces MTNPAELLVDLLDLERIEVNIFRGRSPEESLQRVFGGQVAGQALVAAGRTTDGDRPVHSLHAYFLRPGRPGVPIVYQVERVRDGRSFTTRRVTAVQEGRTIFNLTASFHRPEEAAFEHQLPPARIVPDPEELPTVADEVREHLGGLPEALERMARRQPFDIRYVDRLRWTREEVTEAEPRSAVWMRAVGPLGDDPLVHTCALTYASDMTLLDAVRLPVEPLWGPRGFDMASLDHAMWFHRPFRADEWFLYDQESPIATGGRGLARGRIYDREGNLLVSVVQEGLFRRLGA; this is translated from the coding sequence ATGACGAACCCCGCCGAGCTCCTGGTCGACCTGCTCGACCTGGAACGGATCGAGGTCAACATCTTCCGTGGCCGGAGCCCCGAGGAGTCCCTCCAGCGGGTCTTCGGCGGCCAGGTCGCGGGCCAGGCGCTGGTCGCTGCCGGCCGGACCACCGACGGCGACCGGCCGGTGCACTCGCTGCACGCCTACTTCCTGCGCCCCGGGCGACCGGGCGTGCCGATCGTGTACCAGGTGGAGCGGGTGCGCGACGGCCGCTCCTTCACGACGCGGCGGGTCACGGCGGTGCAGGAGGGCCGGACGATCTTCAACCTGACGGCCTCCTTCCACCGGCCCGAGGAAGCGGCCTTCGAGCACCAGCTGCCGCCCGCCCGCATCGTCCCGGACCCCGAGGAACTGCCGACGGTCGCCGACGAGGTGCGCGAGCACCTGGGCGGGCTGCCCGAGGCGCTGGAGCGGATGGCCCGTCGCCAGCCGTTCGACATCCGGTACGTGGACCGGCTGCGCTGGACGCGCGAGGAGGTCACCGAGGCGGAGCCGCGCAGCGCGGTGTGGATGCGCGCGGTCGGCCCGCTGGGCGACGACCCGCTGGTGCACACCTGCGCGCTGACGTACGCGAGCGACATGACGCTGCTGGACGCCGTCCGCCTCCCGGTGGAGCCATTGTGGGGCCCGCGCGGCTTCGACATGGCCTCCCTGGACCACGCCATGTGGTTCCACCGCCCCTTCCGGGCCGACGAGTGGTTCCTGTACGACCAGGAGTCGCCGATCGCCACGGGGGGCCGGGGTCTGGCCCGCGGCCGGATCTACGACCGGGAGGGCAACCTGCTGGTCTCGGTGGTGCAGGAGGGGCTGTTCCGGCGCCTGGGGGCGTAG
- a CDS encoding DUF2252 domain-containing protein — MPQDRRPAPRTRPRATPAERAAAGKAVRRRVPRSAHAAFEPAARRFDPLTVLETQSAARVPELVPLRYSRMTESPFRFYRGAAAIMAADLAGTPDSGITAQLCGDAHLLNFRLLASPERNLVFDINDFDETLPGPWEWDVKRLAASLVIAARANGFSDRERAHLVQASVRSYRESMARFAAMRNLEVWYAKIDEAQLRAVATTQLAERGRKNLDRALLKARTRDSRQVLAKLTEWSGGRRRIQSDPPLVVPLAELVPEAEAVETQEWFRVLLRRYGRSLPSDRRALLSGFRLADVARKVVGVGSVGTRCWILLLLGRDDDDPLFLQAKEADTSVLADHVGTSHYRNQGERVVAGQRMMQATSDIFLGWERAEGFDGRRRDFYIRQLRDWKGIAEPERMVPKGMTLFGEVCGATLARAHARSGDRIAIAGYLGRSDAFDRAVGAFAEAYADRNERDHEALVAAVRAGRLPAADPSATR, encoded by the coding sequence ATGCCCCAGGACCGCCGTCCAGCCCCGCGCACCAGGCCTCGCGCCACCCCCGCCGAGCGGGCCGCCGCGGGCAAGGCCGTACGCCGGAGGGTCCCCCGGTCGGCCCACGCGGCCTTCGAGCCCGCCGCGCGCCGGTTCGATCCGTTGACGGTCCTGGAGACCCAGTCGGCGGCGCGCGTGCCGGAGCTGGTCCCTCTCCGGTACAGCCGGATGACCGAGTCGCCGTTCCGCTTCTACCGGGGTGCCGCCGCGATCATGGCGGCGGACCTGGCCGGTACGCCGGACTCCGGGATCACGGCGCAGCTGTGCGGTGACGCGCATCTGCTGAACTTCAGGCTGCTGGCCTCGCCGGAGCGCAATCTCGTCTTCGACATCAACGACTTCGACGAGACGCTGCCCGGCCCGTGGGAGTGGGACGTGAAACGGCTCGCGGCGAGTCTCGTCATCGCCGCGCGGGCGAACGGGTTCTCGGACCGTGAGCGCGCGCACCTGGTCCAGGCATCCGTGCGGTCGTACCGGGAGTCGATGGCCCGGTTCGCCGCGATGCGCAATCTGGAGGTCTGGTACGCGAAGATCGACGAGGCGCAGCTGCGGGCCGTCGCGACGACGCAGCTCGCCGAGCGCGGCCGCAAGAACCTCGACCGCGCCCTGCTGAAGGCCCGTACCCGGGACAGCCGGCAGGTCCTCGCGAAGCTCACCGAGTGGTCAGGCGGCCGGCGTCGGATCCAGTCGGACCCGCCTCTGGTCGTACCGCTCGCGGAGCTGGTGCCGGAGGCGGAGGCCGTCGAGACGCAGGAGTGGTTCCGGGTCCTCCTGCGGCGGTACGGCCGCAGCCTCCCCTCCGACCGCCGGGCGCTGCTCTCCGGCTTCCGGCTGGCGGACGTGGCCCGCAAGGTGGTCGGTGTGGGAAGCGTCGGTACGCGCTGCTGGATTCTGCTCCTCCTGGGCCGCGACGACGACGATCCGCTCTTCCTCCAGGCCAAGGAGGCCGACACCTCGGTCCTCGCCGACCACGTCGGGACGAGCCACTACCGCAACCAGGGCGAACGCGTCGTGGCGGGGCAGCGGATGATGCAGGCGACGAGCGACATCTTCCTCGGCTGGGAGCGGGCGGAGGGTTTCGACGGCCGGCGCCGCGACTTCTACATCCGTCAGCTGCGCGACTGGAAGGGGATCGCGGAGCCGGAACGGATGGTGCCCAAGGGGATGACGCTCTTCGGCGAGGTCTGCGGGGCGACCCTGGCCCGCGCCCACGCCAGGTCGGGCGACCGGATCGCCATCGCGGGATATCTGGGGCGGAGCGACGCCTTCGACCGGGCCGTCGGCGCGTTCGCGGAGGCGTACGCGGACCGCAACGAGCGGGACCACGAAGCGCTCGTCGCGGCGGTGCGCGCCGGACGGCTGCCCGCCGCGGACCCCTCGGCAACCCGGTGA
- a CDS encoding 3'-5' exonuclease codes for MDFGDELLNVVDVESTCWEGEAPAGQVSEIVEIGLTVVDLRAGERLARHRVLVRPRRSAVSAFCTELTGLTPAEVDSGVSFAEACRLLTAEHRSGARPWASWGDYDRRMFLGQARAFGVPYPFGHHHTNAKATFTEDRGLRRRPGMAQALEIAGLPLEGRHHRGDDDAWNIAALVLDVAGRGGWPQAR; via the coding sequence ATGGACTTCGGGGACGAGCTGCTCAATGTGGTGGATGTCGAGTCGACGTGCTGGGAGGGGGAGGCCCCGGCCGGGCAGGTGAGCGAGATCGTGGAGATCGGCCTCACCGTCGTGGACCTGAGGGCGGGCGAGCGGCTGGCCAGGCACCGGGTGCTGGTGAGGCCACGGCGCTCGGCCGTTTCGGCGTTCTGCACCGAACTCACCGGCCTCACCCCGGCGGAGGTCGACTCGGGGGTCTCCTTCGCCGAGGCGTGCCGCCTGCTGACGGCCGAGCACCGCAGTGGGGCGAGGCCTTGGGCGAGTTGGGGCGACTACGACCGCAGGATGTTCCTCGGCCAGGCTCGCGCGTTCGGTGTCCCGTACCCCTTCGGCCACCACCACACCAACGCCAAGGCCACGTTCACCGAGGACCGGGGACTGCGGCGGAGACCCGGCATGGCGCAGGCGCTGGAGATCGCCGGACTGCCGCTGGAGGGCCGTCACCACCGGGGCGACGACGACGCGTGGAACATCGCCGCGCTGGTACTGGACGTGGCCGGACGCGGAGGATGGCCCCAGGCCCGCTGA
- a CDS encoding acyl-CoA dehydrogenase family protein gives MAEFTLELNDDQKQVRDWLHGFAADVIRPAASEWDEREETPWPVIQEAAKVGIYSLDFYAQQFFDPTGLGIPVAMEELFWGDAGIALSIVGTGLAAVGVLANGTEEQIGTWIPQMYGDADDVKLAAFCSSEPDAGSDVASMRTRAVYDAAKDEWVLNGTKTWATNGGIANVHVVVAVVDAELGSKGHASFIVPPNTPGLSQGQKFKKHGIRASHTAEVVLEDVRVPGHCLLGGKEKLDERLARARERAKSGGERVKNAAMATFEASRPAVGAMAVGTARAAYEVALDYAKTRTQFGRPIIDNQGIAFQLADMRTRIDAARLLVWRASWMATTNKPFTSAEGSMSKLYASETAKQVTAQAVQILGGNGFTREYPVERMHRDAAIYTIFEGTSEIQRLVIARTLSGMPIR, from the coding sequence ATGGCAGAGTTCACGCTTGAGCTCAACGACGACCAGAAGCAGGTGCGCGACTGGCTCCACGGTTTCGCAGCCGATGTGATCCGGCCGGCGGCGTCGGAGTGGGACGAGCGTGAGGAGACTCCCTGGCCCGTCATCCAGGAAGCCGCCAAGGTCGGCATCTACTCGCTCGACTTCTACGCCCAGCAGTTCTTCGACCCCACCGGCCTCGGCATCCCGGTGGCGATGGAGGAGCTCTTCTGGGGCGACGCGGGCATCGCCCTGTCGATCGTCGGTACGGGCCTGGCGGCCGTGGGCGTGCTGGCCAACGGCACCGAGGAGCAGATCGGCACCTGGATCCCGCAGATGTACGGCGACGCCGACGACGTCAAGCTCGCCGCCTTCTGCTCGTCCGAACCCGACGCCGGTTCCGACGTCGCCTCGATGCGCACCCGGGCCGTCTACGACGCGGCCAAGGACGAGTGGGTGCTCAACGGCACCAAGACCTGGGCTACCAACGGCGGCATCGCCAACGTCCACGTCGTGGTGGCCGTCGTCGACGCCGAACTCGGCTCGAAGGGCCACGCCTCCTTCATCGTGCCGCCGAACACCCCGGGCCTCTCCCAGGGCCAGAAGTTCAAGAAGCACGGCATCCGGGCCTCCCACACCGCCGAGGTGGTCCTGGAGGACGTCCGCGTCCCCGGCCACTGCCTCCTCGGCGGCAAGGAGAAGCTCGACGAGCGCCTCGCCCGCGCCCGCGAGCGGGCCAAGTCCGGCGGGGAGCGGGTGAAGAACGCCGCGATGGCCACCTTCGAGGCGTCCCGCCCGGCCGTCGGCGCCATGGCGGTCGGCACCGCCCGCGCCGCGTACGAGGTCGCCCTCGACTACGCCAAGACGCGTACCCAGTTCGGCCGCCCGATCATCGACAACCAGGGCATCGCCTTCCAGCTCGCCGACATGCGCACCCGGATCGACGCGGCCCGGCTGCTGGTCTGGCGCGCCTCCTGGATGGCCACCACCAACAAGCCCTTCACCTCCGCCGAGGGCTCGATGTCGAAGCTCTACGCCAGCGAGACCGCCAAGCAGGTCACCGCCCAGGCCGTCCAGATCCTCGGGGGCAACGGCTTCACCCGTGAGTACCCGGTCGAGCGGATGCACCGTGACGCGGCGATCTACACCATCTTCGAGGGCACCAGCGAGATCCAGCGCCTGGTGATCGCCCGCACCCTCTCCGGCATGCCGATCCGCTGA
- a CDS encoding DUF389 domain-containing protein — MDLIHVRAVSPPDLTDRVVALLADDPCVLNLIVQPGAARNPDGDAIACDVTTGGANEVLRELREIRLDQLGSIVVEPVDMAFSGRADGGGGEEQGPLARAPVWEQVEARIRAEARYPPSFYLYLVVAGLIGSVGIVTNSQILIVGAMVVGPEYGAIVSIALGIDRGDRVTIRRGLKALGAGLLLTVLVTFLFSLVIRGFGFQSKAFEAGLRPVSDLINTPNFFSVAVATLAGVVGIVSLTEARTSALLGVFISVTTIPAAAAIAVSVAFTSWQEAWGSLIQLLVNIVVLILVGTGTLRCQRAIWRRVARKREGPAGVAGHG, encoded by the coding sequence ATGGACCTGATCCACGTCCGCGCGGTGAGCCCGCCCGACCTGACCGACCGGGTCGTGGCACTGCTCGCCGACGATCCGTGCGTCCTCAATCTGATCGTGCAGCCGGGGGCGGCCCGTAATCCGGACGGCGACGCGATCGCCTGCGACGTGACGACGGGCGGCGCCAACGAGGTGCTCCGGGAGCTGCGGGAGATCCGTCTGGACCAGCTCGGCTCCATCGTCGTGGAACCGGTGGACATGGCGTTCTCGGGACGGGCCGACGGGGGCGGGGGCGAGGAGCAGGGTCCGCTCGCGCGGGCCCCGGTCTGGGAGCAGGTGGAGGCGCGTATCCGCGCCGAGGCCCGGTATCCGCCGAGCTTCTATCTGTACCTGGTCGTCGCCGGTCTGATCGGCTCGGTGGGCATCGTCACCAACTCGCAGATCCTGATCGTGGGAGCGATGGTCGTCGGCCCCGAGTACGGGGCGATCGTCAGCATCGCGCTGGGCATCGACCGGGGCGACCGGGTCACGATCCGAAGAGGGCTGAAGGCGCTCGGCGCGGGGCTGCTGCTGACCGTGCTGGTCACCTTCCTCTTCAGCCTGGTGATCCGGGGCTTCGGCTTCCAGTCGAAGGCGTTCGAGGCGGGGCTGCGTCCGGTGTCCGACCTGATCAACACCCCCAACTTCTTCTCGGTGGCGGTGGCGACGCTGGCGGGCGTCGTCGGCATCGTGTCGCTCACCGAGGCGCGGACGAGCGCGCTGCTCGGGGTGTTCATCTCGGTCACGACCATTCCGGCCGCCGCCGCCATCGCCGTCTCCGTCGCCTTCACCAGCTGGCAGGAGGCGTGGGGGTCGCTGATCCAGCTCCTGGTGAACATCGTGGTCCTGATCCTCGTCGGTACGGGCACCCTGCGGTGCCAGCGGGCGATCTGGAGGCGGGTCGCCCGGAAGCGTGAGGGTCCTGCCGGTGTGGCGGGGCACGGCTGA
- a CDS encoding helix-turn-helix domain-containing protein — protein sequence MREDSEAESADRRLAARLTSLRAEHGWSLDELSGLTGLSRSTLSRVERGELSPTAASLGRLCAAYGRTMSRLLMEVESEPPLLVPARSQQVWYDASVGFTRRSVSPPHPGLRGEIVEGTLDAGATISYENPPVPGMEQHLWVREGMVGITVDGTTHTLGAGDCLRFRLLGPSRFHCPGPERTRYVLMIVMP from the coding sequence ATGAGAGAAGACAGCGAGGCGGAGTCCGCGGACCGGCGGCTGGCCGCCCGGCTCACCTCTCTCCGGGCCGAGCACGGCTGGTCCCTGGACGAGCTGTCAGGCCTGACCGGCCTGAGCAGATCCACCCTGTCGCGGGTGGAACGGGGCGAGCTGAGCCCGACCGCGGCGTCGCTGGGCCGGCTGTGCGCGGCGTACGGGCGGACGATGTCGCGCCTGCTGATGGAGGTCGAGTCGGAGCCGCCCCTCCTCGTGCCCGCCCGGTCCCAGCAGGTCTGGTACGACGCGTCCGTCGGCTTCACCCGCCGGTCGGTGTCGCCGCCGCACCCGGGGCTGCGCGGCGAGATCGTCGAGGGCACCCTCGACGCGGGCGCGACGATCTCCTACGAGAACCCCCCGGTCCCCGGCATGGAACAGCACCTGTGGGTACGGGAAGGAATGGTCGGGATCACCGTCGACGGGACCACGCACACCCTGGGCGCCGGCGACTGCCTGCGGTTCCGGCTGCTCGGCCCCTCCCGCTTCCACTGCCCGGGGCCGGAACGGACCCGCTACGTCCTGATGATCGTGATGCCGTGA